A region from the Neurospora crassa OR74A linkage group V, whole genome shotgun sequence genome encodes:
- a CDS encoding 60S ribosomal protein L22, translating to MAPITKKSAKGKGPKVTKKFVINASQPASDKIFDVSAFEKFLTEKIKVEGRVGNLGDAIKISQVGDGKIEIVAHNELSGRYLKYLTKKFLKKMQLRDWLRVVSTSRGVYELKFFNVVNDEAEEDEE from the exons ATGGCTCCCATCACC AAGAAGTctgccaagggcaagggcccCAAGGTCACCAAGAAGTTCGTTATCAACGCTTCTCAGCCCGCCAGCGACAAGATCTTCGACGTCTCTGCCTTCGAGAAGTTCCTCACCGAGAAGATCAAGGTTGAGGGCCGCGTCGGCAACCTTGGCGACGCCATCAAGATCTCCCAGGTCGGTGATGGCAAGATTGAGATCGTTGCCCACAACGAGCTCTCTGGCCGCTACCTCAAGTACCT GACCAAGAAGTTCCTCAAGAAGATGCAGCTCCGTGACTGGCTCCGTGTCGTCTCCACCTCCCGCGGTGTTTACGAGCTCAAGTTCTTCAACGTCGTCAACGacgaggctgaggaggatgaggagtaA
- a CDS encoding mitochondrial carrier protein — translation MGANLKEHQEQAPGPATAPVAVQKAAANYKGFVAGVFSGIAKLSVGHPFDTIKVRLQTSDATRFSGPLQCLTQTIRNEGILGLYKGASPPLVGWMFMDSVMLGSLTVYRRLLRDNLFNPPWHPLHDPAKPLPSHGHGLAGILAGMTVSFIAAPVEHVKARLQIQYAARKEERMYKGPIDCLKKVYTHHGIRGVYHGLGATILFRSFFFFWWGTYDVFSRWMKQYTQMSTPAINFWAGGLSAQVFWLTSYPSDVVKQRFMTDNLGGGLGDGVRRFPRWRDAAVAVYRENGAKGYWRGFLPCFLRAFPANAMALLVFEGVMRSLPG, via the exons ATGGGTGCCAACTTGAAAGAACACCAGGAACAGGCTCCAGGCCCTGCTACCGCACCGGTAGCGGTCCAGAAAGCGGCCGCGAACTACAAGGGATTCGTAGCTGGCGTCTTTTCGGGCATCGCCAAGCTCTCCG TCGGCCACCCCTTCGACACCATCAAAGTGCGCCTCCAAACCAGCGACGCCACCCGCTTCTCCGGCCCGCTCCAATGCCTTACCCAAACCATCCGCAACGAAGGTATCCTGGGTCTCTACAAGGGCGCCAGCCCGCCACTGGTCGGCTGGATGTTCATGGACAGTGTTATGCTCGGCTCTTTGACTGTCTATCGCCGCCTTTTGCGCGACAACCTGTTCAACCCGCCCTGGCACCCCTTGCACGACCCCGCCAAACCCTTGCCTTCGCATGGCCACGGGTTGGCGGGTATTCTGGCGGGCATGACGGTCAGCTTCATTGCAGCGCCCGTGGAACACGTGAAAGCCAGACTGCAGATCCAGTACGCGGCGCGtaaggaggagaggatgtaTAAGGGCCCCATTGACTGCCTCAAAAAGGTGTACACGCACCACGGTATCAGGGGCGTGTATCACGGCTTGGGAGCGACGATATTGTTTcgcagcttcttcttcttttggtgGGGCACGTATGATGTGTTCAGCAGGTGGATGAAGCAGTACACGCAGATGAGCACACCGGCTATCAATTTCTGGGCGGGCGGGCTGAGCGCGCAAGTGTTTTGGCTGACTAGTTACCCGAGCGATGTTGTGAAGCAACGGTTCATGACGGATAATCTTGGAGGAGGGCTCGGTGATGGCGTCAGGAGGTTCCCGAGGTGGAGGGACGCCGCGGTGGCGGTTTACAGGGAGAATGGTGCGAAGGGATACTGGCGCGGGTTTTTGCCTTGCTTCTTAAGGGCATTCCCGGCGAATGCGATGGCACTGTTGGTGTTTGAGGGCGTCATGAGGTCGTTGCCTGGGTAA
- the gpip-1 gene encoding glycosylphophatidylinositol anchor phosphoethanolamine transferase 1 has protein sequence MPLVDPVTMSSSAIVKGAVAQSTSTTKSTPGSQATESSTTTAGSSSSLATLRPVQIKQTPAAQTVRHALPAALTALYLLRFDALVTNPVPVMLNALPVVAAFQMTYALLCLPAAGEPASKSNRKPRPGEKKKGGDIGSSTIITALLASVLTSIVTPFLYFAMVLFGAPFLTHGSHTFLCAAHLALLTLFPLFYVHGVDSAAWAAVGGFRAPLDETFGGLVGGIVGAWLGAVPIPLDWDREWQRWPVTILCGAYGGYLLGRVLGGTLFWGKKF, from the exons ATGCCCCTCGTGGATCCGGTAACAATGTCCTCGTCAGCAATCGTGAAGGGCGCCGTAGCCCAGTCGACATCGACAACAAAAAGTACACCTGGAAGTCAAGCGACAGAGTCATCGACAACGACGGCCGGTTCCAGCAGCTCGCTGGCGACACTACGACCCGTCCAAATCAAACAAACGCCCGCTGCTCAGACCGTCCGCCATGCCCTACCGGCCGCCTTGACCGCCTTATACCTGCTTCGATTCGACGCCCTCGTCACCAATCCCGTCCCAGTAATGCTCAACGCCTTACCCGTGGTCGCGGCATTCCAGATGACCTATGCACTTCTTTGTCTGCCTGCGGCAGGCGAGCCCGCGTCAAAGTCGAACCGTAAACCCCGGCcgggcgagaagaagaagggcggcgACATTGGGTCGAGCACGATCATT ACCGCACTCCTAGCCTCCGTTTTGACCTCTATCGTCACCCCCTTCCTATACTTCGCCATGGTCCTCTTCGGCGCGCCCTTCCTCACACATGGGTCGCATACCTTCCTGTGCGCCGCGCACCTTGCCCTCCTTACACTCTTCCCGCTCTTCTACGTACACGGCGTCGACTCGGCCGCCTGGGCTGCGGTCGGCGGATTCCGTGCACCGCTCGATGAGACCTTTGGCGGTCTGGTGGGCGGCATTGTGGGCGCGTGGCTGGGCGCTGTGCCTATTCCACTGGACTGGGACCGCGAGTGGCAAAGGTGGCCGGTTACCATTCTCTGTGGTGCTTATGGAGGATACTTGCTTGGTAGGGTTTTGGGAGGTACATTGTTCTGGGGGAAGAAATTTTGA
- the tsn gene encoding recombination hotspot-binding protein has product MAPPMIDPALFDQLKDNIEKDSSIRKDLEQIIEELNQNVSYTQGVLTKIHSTPRSKYPALLSQVESGIKKELETTTRLAQFASQYPYYKYNYKWGRTLQDAIATVLLHAWLGGMGSDSKPGEVGRLLTLEEVGHVFEVPVNLKDRDAFHITIEEYLLALISVVEDLSRLAMNSVTLGDTELAVQISGFIKDLHGGFQMLNLKNDILRKRVDSVKYAVKKVEDVVYDLSLRNLIPAKDAQ; this is encoded by the exons ATGGCTCCGCCGATGATTGACCCCGCGCTCTTCGACCAGCTCAAAGACAACATCGAGAAGGACAGCAGTATTCGCAAAGATCTTGAGCAGATAATCGAGGAGCTCAATCAAAATGTCTCTTATACTCAGGGAGTGTTGACCAAGATCCATTCCACTCCTCGTTCGAAAT ATCCCGCACTTCTTTCTCAGGTTGAAAGTGGTATCAAGAAGGAGCTGGAGACAACAACTCGGCTAGCCCAGTTTGCCTCACAGTACCCTTACTACAA GTACAACTACAAGTGGGGCCGCACACTTCAGGATGCCATCGCTACGGTGCTCCTTCATGCTTGGTTGGGCGGTATGGGCAGCGACAGCAAGCCTGGTGAAGTCGGTCGTCTCCTGACTTTGGAGGAAGTTGGTCACGTATTCGAAG TTCCGGTCAACCTTAAGGACCGTGACGCCTTCCACATCACCATCGAGGAGTATCTCTTGGCTCTCATCTCGGTCGTTGAAGACCTCAGCCGCCTCGCCATGAACTCTGTGACACTAGGCGACACAGAGCTGGCTGTGCAGATCAGTGGATTCATCAAGGATCTACACGGAGGGTTCCAGATGCTCAATCTGAAGAACGATATCCTGCGGAAGAGGGTGGACTCGGTCAAGTACGCTGTgaagaaggtcgaggatGTGGTGTATGACTTGTCTTTGAGAAACCTCATCCCAGCTAAGGATGCTCAGTAG
- a CDS encoding 4-coumarate-CoA ligase codes for MPLKSRWAVDVPRCSLQQWIFDSPCGPLPDRRAYIDPEQPDTNYLDLSSYRLLAKRVALGLQQAGLKEGDRVLLFSGNNIFFPSIFLGILMAGGIFTGANPSFVARELAYQLRDSEASFLVTAQGSLETAFQAAKEAGLPRDRIFVLGGDTPAAQEVVLSSNPGPGLKGRVAGARHWTELLQGNAKEAESWSWKEPKDPQTTTCCLNYSSGTTGVPKGVEISHYCYVANGVQVIHLNNLNPDWEERQKRARALCFLPLYHAYGQTYFVANMPRAGIPIYIMPSFDFVKMLEYVQRYRITSLTCVPPIVVALAKSPLTKKYDLSSVEGLGSGAAPLAKEVSDEAEKLFNGKFRLRQGWGMTETTCTCMSWDPLNKEPSSGVGEMMPNCSGKLMSLDGKVEITKAGERGEFWVTGPNLMRGYWRKPEATAETVVVDADGTRWLKTGDIAYFDAYKPGGIVHIVDRLKELIKVKGNQVAPAELEGLLLEHPEVADAAVIGVTINGEEVPRAYIVRQNPKSKITGQEIAGWMAGKVTRYKQLKGGVVFTDNIPKNPSGKILRRQLRDRADKEVGEFKSKL; via the exons ATGCCGCTCAAATCACGATGGGCCGTCGATGTTCCTCGGTGCTCCCTGCAACAATGGATCTTTGACTCGCCTTGCGGTCCTCTTCCAGACCGTCGTGCATATATCGATCCTGAGCAACCTGATACGAACTACCTCGACCTCAGCAGCTACCGACTCTTGGCCAAGCGCGTCGCCTTGGGCTTACAACAAGCTGGTCTGAAAGAAGGCGACAGAGTGCTCCTCTTCTCTGGCAACaacatcttcttcccttctatCTTCCTTGGCATCTTGATGGCCGGAGGCATCTTCACAGGTGCCAATCCCAGTTTTGTGGCTCGAGAGCTGGCATACCAGCTTCGCGACAGTGAAGCCAGCTTCCTCGTCACGGCACAGGGCTCTCTTGAGACAGCTTTTCAGGCAGCTAAAGAGGCTGGCCTGCCGAGGGATCGCATTTTTGTTCTCGGCGGAGATACTCCTGCAGCACAAGAAGTAGTGCTATCTTCCAATCCTGGACCAGGGCTGAAGGGCCGGGTTGCGGGAGCTAGGCACTGGACAGAACTCCTTCAGGGAAATGCCAAAGAAGCCGAGAGTTGGAGCTGGAAAGAGCCAAAGGATCCGCAGACCACGACATGCTGTCTCAACTACAGCAGTGGGACCACTGGAGTTCCCAAGGGCGTTGAGATCAGTCATTATTGCTATGTCGCAAACGGAGTTCAGGTTATCCacctcaacaacctcaaccccgACTGGGAGGAAAGGCAAAAGCGAGCGCGTGCCCTCTGCTTCCTGCCGCTTTACCATGCCTATGGCCAGACATACTTTGTCGCGAACATGCCGCGGGCCGGCATCCCCATCTACATCATGCCGAGCTTCGATTTCGTTAAGATGCTCGAGTATGTTCAGCGCTATCGGATTACCTCACTGACCTGCGTGCCACCAATTGTGGTCGCGTTGGCCAAGTCTCCTCTTACCAAAAAATACGATCTTTCAAGTGTCGAGGGATTGGGTTCTGGAGCCGCTCCGTTGGCAAAAGAGGTCTCGGACGAAGCGGAGAAGCTGTTCAATGGGAAATTTCGTCTTCGCCAGGGCTGGGGCATGACGGAAACGACATGTACTTGTATGTCATGGGATCCTCTCAATAAGGAACCCAGCTCAGGCGTGGGCGAGATGATGCCCAACTGCTCTGGAAAGCTGATGTCACTAGACGGAAAAGTCGAGATCACCAAGGCAGGGGAAAGAGGCGAGTTCTGGGTCACAGGCCCTAATTTGATGCGCGGTTATTGGCGAAAGCCTGAAGCGACAGCGGAAACCGTTGTCGTCGACGCAGATGGCACTCGCTGGCTCAAGACGGGCGATATTGCCTACTTCGATGCATACAAGCCTGGAGGTATTGTTCACATCGTCGACAGGTTGAAGGAGTTGATCAAGGTGAAGGGTAACCAGGTGGCGCCTGCTGAACTTGAAGGGCTGTTGCTCGAGCATCCTGAAGTAGCCGATGCCGCGGTGATCGGTGTGACGATCAACGGCGAGGAAGTTCCTCGAGCCTACATCGTTCGCCAGAATCCCAAGTCAAAGATTACTGGACAGGAGATTGCCGGCTGGATGGCCGGCAAGGTGACTCGGTACAAACAGCTAAAGGGCGGCGTCGTTTTTACGGACAACATTCCGAAGAACCCG TCTGGCAAGATTCTGCGTAGGCAGCTGCGTGATCGCGCGGACAAAGAAGTCGGAGAATTTAAATCGAAGCTCTAA